In Ahaetulla prasina isolate Xishuangbanna chromosome 5, ASM2864084v1, whole genome shotgun sequence, the following are encoded in one genomic region:
- the RDX gene encoding radixin isoform X3: MPKPINVRVTTMDAELEFAIQPNTTGKQLFDQVVKTVGLREVWFFGLQYVDSKGYSTWLKLNKKVTQQDVRKENPFQFKFRAKFFPEDVSEELIQEITQRLFFLQIKEAILNDEIYCPPETAVLLASYAVQAKYTDYNKEIHKLGYLANDRLLPQRVLEQHKLTKEQWEERIQNWHEEHRGMLREDSMMEYLKIAQDLEMYGVNYFEIKNKKGTELWLGVDALGLNIYEHDDKLTPKIGFPWSEIRNISFNDKKFVIKPIDKKAPDFVFYAPRLRINKRILALCMGNHELYMRRRKPDTIEVQQMKAQAREEKHQKQLERAQLENEKKKREIAEKEKERIEREKEELIERLRQIEEQTMKAQKELEEQTRRALELDQERKKAKEEAERLEKERRAAEEAKAALAKQAADQMKNQEQLAAELAEFTAKIALLEEAKKKKEEEASEWQHKAFSAQEDLEKTKEELKTVMSAPPPPPPPPPPVIPPTDNEHDEQDENNAEASAELASEGIMNHRSEEQRITESQKNERVKKQLQALSSELAQARDETKKTQNDVLHAENVKAGRDKYKTLRQIRQGNTKQRIDEFEAIS, encoded by the exons atgccgAAACCA ATTAATGTAAGGGTTACCACCATGGATGCAGAGCTAGAGTTTGCTATTCAGCCGAACACAACAGGGAAACAGCTTTTTGATCAG GTAGTAAAAACAGTTGGCTTAAGAGAAGTCTGGTTTTTTGGATTGCAGTATGTGGACAGCAAAGGGTACTCAACTTGGTTGAAATTAAACAAAAAG GTAACACAGCAAGATGTAAGGAAAGAAAATCCATTTCAGTTCAAATTTAGGGCAAAGTTTTTTCCTGAGGACGTTTCCGAAGAATTGATTCAAGAAATAACTCAGAGACTCTTTTTTCTGCAAATCAAAGAAGCCATCTTGAATGATGAAATCTATTGTCCACCTGAAACTGCAGTTCTGCTGGCTTCTTATGCTGTTCAAGCAAAATATACTGATTACAACAAGGAAATACATAAACTAGGATATTTGGCCAATGACAGACTTCTTCCCCAGCG TGTTTTGGAACAACATAAACTGACGAAAGAGCAGTGGGAAGAAAGAATACAAAACTGGCATGAAGAACACAGAGGGATGTTAAG GGAAGATTCTATGATGGAGTACCTCAAAATTGCACAAGATTTGGAAATGTATGGAGTCAactattttgaaattaaaaacaaaaaaggaacagAGTTATGGCTTGGTGTTGACGCTTTGGGTTTGAATATTTATGAACATGATGACAA GTTGACTCCGAAGATAGGTTTTCCTTGGAGTGAGATACGAAATATATCATTCAATGACAAAAAGTTTGTGATAAAGCCCATTGACAAAAAGGCCCCT gATTTTGTTTTTTATGCACCCCGTCTGAGAATTAATAAGCGGATACTGGCACTATGCATGGGAAACCATGAGCTATACATGAGAAGGAGAAAACCAGATACAATTGAAGTGCAACAAATGAAGGCCCAAGCTAGAGAAGAAAAACACCAAAAACAATTGGAGAG AGCCCAActagagaatgaaaaaaagaaaagggaaatagctgaaaaagaaaaagaaagaatagagcGTGAAAAAGAAGAACTGATAGAACGACTAAGACAGATCGAAGAACAGACAATGAAGGCCCAAAAAG AACTGGAAGAGCAAACAAGAAGAGCTCTAGAGCTAGATCAGGAACGGAAAAAAGCAAAAGAGGAAGCAGAGCGCTTGGAAAAAGAACGAAGAGCTGCTGAAGAGGCAAAAGCTGCTCTGGCAAAACAAGCAGCAGATCAGATGAAGAATCAGGAACAACTA GCAgcagaacttgctgaatttacTGCAAAGATTGCACTTTTGGAGGAagccaagaaaaagaaggaagaagaagcttCAGAATGGCAACATAAA GCTTTTTCAGCTCAAGAAGACCTGGAAAAGACCAAAGAAGAATTGAAAACTGTCATGTCAGCTCCGcccccacctccacctccacccccACCAGTAATTCCTCCCACAGATAATGAACATGATGAACAAGATGAGAATAATGCAGAAGCCAGTGCTGAACTGGCTTCTGAAGGTATCATGAATCACAGAAGTGAGGAACAACGTATTACAGAATCACAGAAGAATGAACGAGTAAAGAAACAACTTCAG GCTCTCAGTTCTGAATTGGCCCAAGCCAGAGATGAAACTAAGAAAACCCAGAATGATGTACTTCATGCTGAAAATGTTAAAGCAGGCCGTGATAAATACAAGACTCTACGACAGATACGCCAAGGCAATACAAAGCAGCGGATTGATGAGTTTGAAGCAAT ATCTTGA
- the RDX gene encoding radixin isoform X4, with the protein MPKPINVRVTTMDAELEFAIQPNTTGKQLFDQVVKTVGLREVWFFGLQYVDSKGYSTWLKLNKKVTQQDVRKENPFQFKFRAKFFPEDVSEELIQEITQRLFFLQIKEAILNDEIYCPPETAVLLASYAVQAKYTDYNKEIHKLGYLANDRLLPQRVLEQHKLTKEQWEERIQNWHEEHRGMLREDSMMEYLKIAQDLEMYGVNYFEIKNKKGTELWLGVDALGLNIYEHDDKLTPKIGFPWSEIRNISFNDKKFVIKPIDKKAPDFVFYAPRLRINKRILALCMGNHELYMRRRKPDTIEVQQMKAQAREEKHQKQLERAQLENEKKKREIAEKEKERIEREKEELIERLRQIEEQTMKAQKELEEQTRRALELDQERKKAKEEAERLEKERRAAEEAKAALAKQAADQMKNQEQLAAELAEFTAKIALLEEAKKKKEEEASEWQHKAFSAQEDLEKTKEELKTVMSAPPPPPPPPPPVIPPTDNEHDEQDENNAEASAELASEGIMNHRSEEQRITESQKNERVKKQLQALSSELAQARDETKKTQNDVLHAENVKAGRDKYKTLRQIRQGNTKQRIDEFEAM; encoded by the exons atgccgAAACCA ATTAATGTAAGGGTTACCACCATGGATGCAGAGCTAGAGTTTGCTATTCAGCCGAACACAACAGGGAAACAGCTTTTTGATCAG GTAGTAAAAACAGTTGGCTTAAGAGAAGTCTGGTTTTTTGGATTGCAGTATGTGGACAGCAAAGGGTACTCAACTTGGTTGAAATTAAACAAAAAG GTAACACAGCAAGATGTAAGGAAAGAAAATCCATTTCAGTTCAAATTTAGGGCAAAGTTTTTTCCTGAGGACGTTTCCGAAGAATTGATTCAAGAAATAACTCAGAGACTCTTTTTTCTGCAAATCAAAGAAGCCATCTTGAATGATGAAATCTATTGTCCACCTGAAACTGCAGTTCTGCTGGCTTCTTATGCTGTTCAAGCAAAATATACTGATTACAACAAGGAAATACATAAACTAGGATATTTGGCCAATGACAGACTTCTTCCCCAGCG TGTTTTGGAACAACATAAACTGACGAAAGAGCAGTGGGAAGAAAGAATACAAAACTGGCATGAAGAACACAGAGGGATGTTAAG GGAAGATTCTATGATGGAGTACCTCAAAATTGCACAAGATTTGGAAATGTATGGAGTCAactattttgaaattaaaaacaaaaaaggaacagAGTTATGGCTTGGTGTTGACGCTTTGGGTTTGAATATTTATGAACATGATGACAA GTTGACTCCGAAGATAGGTTTTCCTTGGAGTGAGATACGAAATATATCATTCAATGACAAAAAGTTTGTGATAAAGCCCATTGACAAAAAGGCCCCT gATTTTGTTTTTTATGCACCCCGTCTGAGAATTAATAAGCGGATACTGGCACTATGCATGGGAAACCATGAGCTATACATGAGAAGGAGAAAACCAGATACAATTGAAGTGCAACAAATGAAGGCCCAAGCTAGAGAAGAAAAACACCAAAAACAATTGGAGAG AGCCCAActagagaatgaaaaaaagaaaagggaaatagctgaaaaagaaaaagaaagaatagagcGTGAAAAAGAAGAACTGATAGAACGACTAAGACAGATCGAAGAACAGACAATGAAGGCCCAAAAAG AACTGGAAGAGCAAACAAGAAGAGCTCTAGAGCTAGATCAGGAACGGAAAAAAGCAAAAGAGGAAGCAGAGCGCTTGGAAAAAGAACGAAGAGCTGCTGAAGAGGCAAAAGCTGCTCTGGCAAAACAAGCAGCAGATCAGATGAAGAATCAGGAACAACTA GCAgcagaacttgctgaatttacTGCAAAGATTGCACTTTTGGAGGAagccaagaaaaagaaggaagaagaagcttCAGAATGGCAACATAAA GCTTTTTCAGCTCAAGAAGACCTGGAAAAGACCAAAGAAGAATTGAAAACTGTCATGTCAGCTCCGcccccacctccacctccacccccACCAGTAATTCCTCCCACAGATAATGAACATGATGAACAAGATGAGAATAATGCAGAAGCCAGTGCTGAACTGGCTTCTGAAGGTATCATGAATCACAGAAGTGAGGAACAACGTATTACAGAATCACAGAAGAATGAACGAGTAAAGAAACAACTTCAG GCTCTCAGTTCTGAATTGGCCCAAGCCAGAGATGAAACTAAGAAAACCCAGAATGATGTACTTCATGCTGAAAATGTTAAAGCAGGCCGTGATAAATACAAGACTCTACGACAGATACGCCAAGGCAATACAAAGCAGCGGATTGATGAGTTTGAAGCAATGTGA
- the RDX gene encoding radixin isoform X1: MPKPINVRVTTMDAELEFAIQPNTTGKQLFDQVVKTVGLREVWFFGLQYVDSKGYSTWLKLNKKVTQQDVRKENPFQFKFRAKFFPEDVSEELIQEITQRLFFLQIKEAILNDEIYCPPETAVLLASYAVQAKYTDYNKEIHKLGYLANDRLLPQRVLEQHKLTKEQWEERIQNWHEEHRGMLREDSMMEYLKIAQDLEMYGVNYFEIKNKKGTELWLGVDALGLNIYEHDDKLTPKIGFPWSEIRNISFNDKKFVIKPIDKKAPDFVFYAPRLRINKRILALCMGNHELYMRRRKPDTIEVQQMKAQAREEKHQKQLERAQLENEKKKREIAEKEKERIEREKEELIERLRQIEEQTMKAQKELEEQTRRALELDQERKKAKEEAERLEKERRAAEEAKAALAKQAADQMKNQEQLAAELAEFTAKIALLEEAKKKKEEEASEWQHKAFSAQEDLEKTKEELKTVMSAPPPPPPPPPPVIPPTDNEHDEQDENNAEASAELASEGIMNHRSEEQRITESQKNERVKKQLQALSSELAQARDETKKTQNDVLHAENVKAGRDKYKTLRQIRQGNTKQRIDEFEAIEYCRQQSHANKGKMST, from the exons atgccgAAACCA ATTAATGTAAGGGTTACCACCATGGATGCAGAGCTAGAGTTTGCTATTCAGCCGAACACAACAGGGAAACAGCTTTTTGATCAG GTAGTAAAAACAGTTGGCTTAAGAGAAGTCTGGTTTTTTGGATTGCAGTATGTGGACAGCAAAGGGTACTCAACTTGGTTGAAATTAAACAAAAAG GTAACACAGCAAGATGTAAGGAAAGAAAATCCATTTCAGTTCAAATTTAGGGCAAAGTTTTTTCCTGAGGACGTTTCCGAAGAATTGATTCAAGAAATAACTCAGAGACTCTTTTTTCTGCAAATCAAAGAAGCCATCTTGAATGATGAAATCTATTGTCCACCTGAAACTGCAGTTCTGCTGGCTTCTTATGCTGTTCAAGCAAAATATACTGATTACAACAAGGAAATACATAAACTAGGATATTTGGCCAATGACAGACTTCTTCCCCAGCG TGTTTTGGAACAACATAAACTGACGAAAGAGCAGTGGGAAGAAAGAATACAAAACTGGCATGAAGAACACAGAGGGATGTTAAG GGAAGATTCTATGATGGAGTACCTCAAAATTGCACAAGATTTGGAAATGTATGGAGTCAactattttgaaattaaaaacaaaaaaggaacagAGTTATGGCTTGGTGTTGACGCTTTGGGTTTGAATATTTATGAACATGATGACAA GTTGACTCCGAAGATAGGTTTTCCTTGGAGTGAGATACGAAATATATCATTCAATGACAAAAAGTTTGTGATAAAGCCCATTGACAAAAAGGCCCCT gATTTTGTTTTTTATGCACCCCGTCTGAGAATTAATAAGCGGATACTGGCACTATGCATGGGAAACCATGAGCTATACATGAGAAGGAGAAAACCAGATACAATTGAAGTGCAACAAATGAAGGCCCAAGCTAGAGAAGAAAAACACCAAAAACAATTGGAGAG AGCCCAActagagaatgaaaaaaagaaaagggaaatagctgaaaaagaaaaagaaagaatagagcGTGAAAAAGAAGAACTGATAGAACGACTAAGACAGATCGAAGAACAGACAATGAAGGCCCAAAAAG AACTGGAAGAGCAAACAAGAAGAGCTCTAGAGCTAGATCAGGAACGGAAAAAAGCAAAAGAGGAAGCAGAGCGCTTGGAAAAAGAACGAAGAGCTGCTGAAGAGGCAAAAGCTGCTCTGGCAAAACAAGCAGCAGATCAGATGAAGAATCAGGAACAACTA GCAgcagaacttgctgaatttacTGCAAAGATTGCACTTTTGGAGGAagccaagaaaaagaaggaagaagaagcttCAGAATGGCAACATAAA GCTTTTTCAGCTCAAGAAGACCTGGAAAAGACCAAAGAAGAATTGAAAACTGTCATGTCAGCTCCGcccccacctccacctccacccccACCAGTAATTCCTCCCACAGATAATGAACATGATGAACAAGATGAGAATAATGCAGAAGCCAGTGCTGAACTGGCTTCTGAAGGTATCATGAATCACAGAAGTGAGGAACAACGTATTACAGAATCACAGAAGAATGAACGAGTAAAGAAACAACTTCAG GCTCTCAGTTCTGAATTGGCCCAAGCCAGAGATGAAACTAAGAAAACCCAGAATGATGTACTTCATGCTGAAAATGTTAAAGCAGGCCGTGATAAATACAAGACTCTACGACAGATACGCCAAGGCAATACAAAGCAGCGGATTGATGAGTTTGAAGCAAT
- the RDX gene encoding radixin isoform X2, whose translation MPKPINVRVTTMDAELEFAIQPNTTGKQLFDQVVKTVGLREVWFFGLQYVDSKGYSTWLKLNKKVTQQDVRKENPFQFKFRAKFFPEDVSEELIQEITQRLFFLQIKEAILNDEIYCPPETAVLLASYAVQAKYTDYNKEIHKLGYLANDRLLPQRVLEQHKLTKEQWEERIQNWHEEHRGMLREDSMMEYLKIAQDLEMYGVNYFEIKNKKGTELWLGVDALGLNIYEHDDKLTPKIGFPWSEIRNISFNDKKFVIKPIDKKAPDFVFYAPRLRINKRILALCMGNHELYMRRRKPDTIEVQQMKAQAREEKHQKQLERAQLENEKKKREIAEKEKERIEREKEELIERLRQIEEQTMKAQKELEEQTRRALELDQERKKAKEEAERLEKERRAAEEAKAALAKQAADQMKNQEQLAAELAEFTAKIALLEEAKKKKEEEASEWQHKAFSAQEDLEKTKEELKTVMSAPPPPPPPPPPVIPPTDNEHDEQDENNAEASAELASEGIMNHRSEEQRITESQKNERVKKQLQALSSELAQARDETKKTQNDVLHAENVKAGRDKYKTLRQIRQGNTKQRIDEFEAITTQHF comes from the exons atgccgAAACCA ATTAATGTAAGGGTTACCACCATGGATGCAGAGCTAGAGTTTGCTATTCAGCCGAACACAACAGGGAAACAGCTTTTTGATCAG GTAGTAAAAACAGTTGGCTTAAGAGAAGTCTGGTTTTTTGGATTGCAGTATGTGGACAGCAAAGGGTACTCAACTTGGTTGAAATTAAACAAAAAG GTAACACAGCAAGATGTAAGGAAAGAAAATCCATTTCAGTTCAAATTTAGGGCAAAGTTTTTTCCTGAGGACGTTTCCGAAGAATTGATTCAAGAAATAACTCAGAGACTCTTTTTTCTGCAAATCAAAGAAGCCATCTTGAATGATGAAATCTATTGTCCACCTGAAACTGCAGTTCTGCTGGCTTCTTATGCTGTTCAAGCAAAATATACTGATTACAACAAGGAAATACATAAACTAGGATATTTGGCCAATGACAGACTTCTTCCCCAGCG TGTTTTGGAACAACATAAACTGACGAAAGAGCAGTGGGAAGAAAGAATACAAAACTGGCATGAAGAACACAGAGGGATGTTAAG GGAAGATTCTATGATGGAGTACCTCAAAATTGCACAAGATTTGGAAATGTATGGAGTCAactattttgaaattaaaaacaaaaaaggaacagAGTTATGGCTTGGTGTTGACGCTTTGGGTTTGAATATTTATGAACATGATGACAA GTTGACTCCGAAGATAGGTTTTCCTTGGAGTGAGATACGAAATATATCATTCAATGACAAAAAGTTTGTGATAAAGCCCATTGACAAAAAGGCCCCT gATTTTGTTTTTTATGCACCCCGTCTGAGAATTAATAAGCGGATACTGGCACTATGCATGGGAAACCATGAGCTATACATGAGAAGGAGAAAACCAGATACAATTGAAGTGCAACAAATGAAGGCCCAAGCTAGAGAAGAAAAACACCAAAAACAATTGGAGAG AGCCCAActagagaatgaaaaaaagaaaagggaaatagctgaaaaagaaaaagaaagaatagagcGTGAAAAAGAAGAACTGATAGAACGACTAAGACAGATCGAAGAACAGACAATGAAGGCCCAAAAAG AACTGGAAGAGCAAACAAGAAGAGCTCTAGAGCTAGATCAGGAACGGAAAAAAGCAAAAGAGGAAGCAGAGCGCTTGGAAAAAGAACGAAGAGCTGCTGAAGAGGCAAAAGCTGCTCTGGCAAAACAAGCAGCAGATCAGATGAAGAATCAGGAACAACTA GCAgcagaacttgctgaatttacTGCAAAGATTGCACTTTTGGAGGAagccaagaaaaagaaggaagaagaagcttCAGAATGGCAACATAAA GCTTTTTCAGCTCAAGAAGACCTGGAAAAGACCAAAGAAGAATTGAAAACTGTCATGTCAGCTCCGcccccacctccacctccacccccACCAGTAATTCCTCCCACAGATAATGAACATGATGAACAAGATGAGAATAATGCAGAAGCCAGTGCTGAACTGGCTTCTGAAGGTATCATGAATCACAGAAGTGAGGAACAACGTATTACAGAATCACAGAAGAATGAACGAGTAAAGAAACAACTTCAG GCTCTCAGTTCTGAATTGGCCCAAGCCAGAGATGAAACTAAGAAAACCCAGAATGATGTACTTCATGCTGAAAATGTTAAAGCAGGCCGTGATAAATACAAGACTCTACGACAGATACGCCAAGGCAATACAAAGCAGCGGATTGATGAGTTTGAAGCAAT